In Pyrus communis chromosome 8, drPyrComm1.1, whole genome shotgun sequence, one genomic interval encodes:
- the LOC137743330 gene encoding zinc finger protein CONSTANS-LIKE 13-like, translated as MNGGTRNEESEATHKRVCDYCGTSMALLYCRADSAKLCFSCDREVHSANQLFTKHTRSLLCDACDKSPASIFCTTEGSVLCQNCDWESHNLTSSSAATAVHDRRPLEGFSGCPCLSEMLAVVGFENMDKKALLLSDEGGGGGGGGSGFWGCGVGGIDGFSDLEEGFSDFPVWDTPSVVSLDDLIVNNPAYKFQAMGVPPLPKNRNAACGQHKEEILHQLRVLVKSEPNLFGEDVEVKGFQSLASEQNPQPGRFFTGFEHDAEPTAFPAYEARESQYNDCGKTENQDSCPKTMLRSYLQDCCVVPDKHSYNDGSGSRSNEGPGGEMNSGASSAFPKVVPHCQNRETALSRYKEKKKTRRYEKHIRYESRKVRAESRTRIKGRFAKMDS; from the exons ATGAATGGAGGGACGAGAAATGAAGAATCTGAAGCGACCCATAAGCGCGTCTGTGATTACTGTGGGACTTCAATGGCGCTGCTGTACTGCAGAGCCGACTCAGCTAAGCTCTGCTTCTCCTGCGACCGCGAGGTCCACTCGGCCAATCAGCTTTTCACAAAGCACACTCGCTCGCTGCTCTGCGACGCATGTGATAAATCCCCTGCCTCCATTTTTTGCACGACGGAGGGCTCTGTTCTGTGCCAGAACTGTGACTGGGAAAGCCATAATCTTACGTCGTCGTCGGCTGCGACGGCGGTGCATGATAGGAGGCCGCTGGAGGGCTTCTCTGGGTGTCCTTGTTTGAGTGAGATGCTTGCTGTTGTTGGGTTTGAGAATATGGATAAAAAGGCTCTGCTTTTGAGTGATGAgggtggtggcggcggcggcggaggtAGTGGGTTTTGGGGATGTGGGGTTGGTGGGATCGATGGGTTTTCGGATTTGGAAGAAGGGTTTTCGGACTTTCCAGTTTGGGATACTCCCTCTGTTGTTAGTCTTGATGATTTGATTGTTAACAATCCGGCTTACAAATTTCAGGCCATGGGAGTTCCTCCTCTGCCTAAG AATCGCAATGCTGCTTGCGGTCAGCACAAGGAAGAGATACTTCATCAGCTTCGTGTGCTTGTCAAGTCGGAACCCAACTTGTTTGGTGAAGATGTGGAAGTTAAGGGATTCCAATCCCTCGCGTCCGAACAAAATCCGCAACCAGGACGTTTCTTCACAGGTTTTGAACATGATGCAGAGCCAACTGCGTTTCCTGCTTATGAG GCCCGTGAATCGCAGTATAATGATTGCGGCAAGACGGAAAATCAAGATTCGTGCCCGAAAACCATGCTAAGGAGCTACCTTCAGGACTGCTGTGTAGTTCCTGACAAACATTCATACAACGATGGCAGTGGAAGTCGTTCTAATGAGGGTCCTGGAGGGGAAATGAACTCTGGAGCCTCTTCAGCTTTTCCAAAAGTTGTTCCACATTGTCAAAACAGAGAGACCGCTCTCTCGcggtacaaggagaagaagaaaacaaggaG GTATGAGAAGCACATCAGATACGAATCGCGGAAGGTTCGAGCAGAAAGTAGGACGAGAATTAAAGGACGTTTCGCGAAGATGGACAGCTGA
- the LOC137741795 gene encoding aspartic proteinase nepenthesin-1-like, whose amino-acid sequence MGQETFTFASTSGSTEAANGVTFGCGNDQKDFDVMGRTRMVGVMGASWGANSLISQLRARGLSGNFSYCMPQFGEAGQAHPSTFLRFGDDIPRKPGTFTTSLVRYPGEDVFTHRAAGTSGIIIDSGDDISLLNNAAFNALKTALTNYFLQKGYDYHVITSQHNLELCYSRPASVGYLQLPTLTFVFSDGSGLQVPARNVFILDGDARTKYFCLAMHRSPDQSCLIGAFQQRNQRIIYDSTNGKLHFGTELCHISK is encoded by the exons ATGGGACAGGAAACCTTCACTTTTGCTTCGACTTCTGGTTCTACTGAAGCTGCAAATGGTGTAACTTTTGGCTGTGGAAACGACCAGAAAGATTTTGATGTCATGGGTCGAACCCGTATGGTAGGAGTAATGGGTGCATCTTGGGGTGCAAATTCCCTAATAAGCCAATTACGTGCCCGTGGATTGAGTGGAAATTTTTCTTACTGCATGCCGCAGTTTGGCGAAGCCGGTCAAGCTCATCCCTCGACATTCTTGCGTTTTGGGGACGACATTCCTCGAAAACCAGGCACGTTCACAACAAGTTTGGTGCGTTATCCGGGAGAAG ATGTTTTCACTCACAGGGCGGCAGGCACCAGCGGAATCATCATAGACTCAGGCGATGACATATCGCTACTTAACAATGCTGCTTTCAACGCACTGAAAACAGCCTTAACAAACTACTTTCTTCAAAAGGGTTACGACTACCATGTGATTACAAGTCAGCATAACCTTGAGCTGTGCTATTCGAGACCTGCCTCCGTGGGCTATCTCCAACTTCCTacactcacctttgttttcaGTGATGGTTCGGGTCTTCAAGTTCCGGCTCGCAATGTGTTTATACTAGACGGGGACGCCAGAACCAAATACTTTTGCCTGGCAATGCACCGGAGCCCAGACCAAAGTTGTCTCATAGGAGCCTTCCAACAAAGAAATCAGCGTATCATATACGACAGCACAAACGGGAAGCTGCATTTTGGCACAGAACTTTGTCATATATCTAAGTGA
- the LOC137741798 gene encoding aspartic proteinase nepenthesin-1-like: MTQIMKPVRDVVCIFLSTSFLLFSVWGGSSTTTTAEAKPYGLTMGLIHIHSPASPLYPGNISYTEKIRRLVNRSVARAQHLDSTISSALNTYISTNQTMTNNLIRPKLQFQLIATYIIQVGLGTFDAAFPADPFKSFYLYIDTGSSLVWYLCEDCQKPPNECFHTKAPPYPNSQSKSYKPLPCGRHPLCKPGQCVGNFCSQDITYLSGSAIRTILAGETFHFLSTSGQTEPIEGIVFGCAYDAKNTQYDWEVSGVLGLGYAPNSFPVQISNLIQGAFSFCLCRDLHTTTYLRFGADIPQLPPGSGSVTPLVLLQDIPYYYVNLQGISVDEQRLQIDPSVFAIRKQGQEGGCVMDNGSTFTSLIRPAYDAVIAFLENYFSKIHDFVRAPSPSDLKLDLCYKWSPPPPLGFEDLPPITFHFENNANLEIAHEDGFIELDGDTPGNEVMCLAIMPNDVRTIIGSLQQANYRFIYDLNGRQLKFTPEDCDKNS, encoded by the exons ATGACGCAGATAATGAAACCAGTTCGTGATGTTGTTTGCATCTTCCTATCTACTAGCTTCTTGCTGTTCTCAGTTTGGGGTGGCTCTAGTACTACTACTACTGCTGAAGCCAAGCCCTATGGCTTGACCATGGgactcatacacattcattcaccagCATCACCTCTCTATCCTGGCAATATTTCTTATACGGAAAAAATTCGGAGACTCGTAAACCGATCCGTTGCCCGAGCTCAACACCTCGATTCTACCATTTCATCGGCTCTCAACACATATATTAGTACAAATCAAACGATGACCAACAATTTGATCCGTCCGAAGCTCCAATTTCAGCTTATTGCAACTTACATTATACAAGTTGGCCTTGGCACTTTCGATGCGGCTTTTCCTGCGGATCCATTCAAATCGTTCTACTTGTACATCGACACCGGGAGCAGCCTCGTATGGTATCTCTGTGAGGATTGTCAAAAGCCTCCAAACGAATGCTTTCATACCAAGGCACCCCCTTACCCTAACAGCCAGTCCAAATCTTATAAGCCTCTCCCTTGCGGTCGGCATCCCCTTTGCAAACCAGGCCAATGCGTCGGGAATTTCTGCTCCCAAGACATTACGTACCTGAGCGGCTCCGCCATCCGTACCATTCTCGCAG GAGAAACTTTCCATTTTTTGTCAACCAGCGGGCAGACGGAGCCCATTGAAGGCATAGTGTTCGGCTGTGCATATGATGCAAAAAACACACAATATGATTGGGAGGTTTCGGGAGTTTTGGGTTTGGGATATGCTCCCAATTCGTTTCCAGTCCAAATTTCCAATCTTATTCAAGGAGCATTTTCATTCTGCCTCTGTCGTGATTTGCACACTACAACGTATCTCCGATTTGGTGCGGACATCCCCCAACTGCCACCAGGCAGCGGCAGTGTCACGCCATTAGTCCTCCTTCAAGACATACCCTATTACTACGTCAATTTGCAAGGCATAAGCGTGGATGAACAAAGGCTTCAAATCGATCCATCAGTGTTTGCTATACGCAAGCAGGGTCAAGAAGGAGGCTGTGTTATGGACAATGGCAGTACATTTACTTCTCTCATTAGGCCTGCTTATGATGCAGTGATTGCGTTTTTGGAGAATTATTTTTCGAAGATTCATGACTTCGTCAGGGCTCCCAGTCCTTCTGACCTTAAGCTCGACTTGTGCTATAAATGGTCGCCGCCGCCACCTTTGGGGTTCGAGGACCTGCCTCCTATTACCTTTCACTTCGAAAATAATGCTAACCTTGAGATCGCACACGAGGACGGATTTATTGAGTTGGACGGTGATACGCCCGGGAATGAAGTTATGTGTTTGGCGATCATGCCGAATGATGTTCGTACTATTATAGGATCGTTGCAGCAAGCGAATTACAGATTCATATATGACCTTAATGGGAGGCAACTAAAATTTACCCCTGAGGATTGTGATAAGAATTCTTGA
- the LOC137743875 gene encoding bidirectional sugar transporter SWEET9-like — MAAPDAPLLASVFGILGNIVSFMVLLAPLPTFYKIFKKKSTEGFQSIPYAVALFSAMLMLYYAFLKGHAFMLITINSIACVIETSYLVIYMIYAPAKIRIYTAKLLILFNVGAYGVILFATSLIPDPYLRIKIVGWTNVVFSVCVFAAPLSIMRLVIKTRSVEYMSFPLSFCLTLCAVMWFFYGLLLRDLFIAAPNILGFGFGIAQMIMYLVFKNSKKAVLPQYILKEIPNGNGVAENDNQLKEEDTNDSQVEDVWSESMTSKVENARSESMTSEVEDARSESMTSKVEDARLESMTSKVEDATTETNESVV; from the exons ATGGCAGCCCCTGATGCTCCTCTCTTGGCCTCAGTTTTTGGCATTCTAG GTAACATTGTGTCCTTCATGGTGTTACTAGCTCCACT gccaACATTTTATAAGATTTTCAAGAAAAAATCAACAGAGGGATTCCAATCTATACCTTATGCAGTGGCACTGTTTAGCGCCATGTTGATGCTCTACTATGCCTTCCTCAAGGGACATGCTTTCATGCTCATCACCATCAATTCCATCGCCTGCGTCATCGAAACAAGTTATCTTGTAATCTACATGATTTATGCACCAGCAAAAATCAGG ATTTATACGGCTAAGCTACTTATCCTTTTCAATGTGGGGGCTTATGGTGTGATCTTATTTGCTACTTCCTTAATCCCAGATCCTTATCTGAGGATTAAAATCGTTGGGTGGACTAACGTTGTGTTTTCTGTATGTGTATTTGCTGCTCCTCTTAGTATAATG AGGCTAGTTATTAAAACAAGGAGTGTGGAATACATGTCCTTCCCTTTGTCGTTCTGCTTAACTCTATGCGCTGTAATGTGGTTCTTCTATGGCCTTCTACTAAGAGATTTATTCATAGCA GCACCAAACATCCTAGGGTTCGGGTTTGGGATTGCGCAGATGATCATGTACCTAGTTTTCAAGAACTCAAAGAAAGCCGTCTTACCCCAATATATTCTCAAAGAGATACCAAATGGAAATGGGGTTGCAGAAAATGACAATCAGTTGAAGGAAGAAGACACAAATGACAGCCAGGTTGAAGATGTTTGGTCGGAGAGCATGACAAGCAAGGTTGAAAATGCTCGGTCAGAAAGCATGACAAGCGAGGTTGAAGATGCTCGGTCGGAAAGCATGACAAGCAAGGTCGAAGATGCTCGGTTGGAGAGCATGACAAGCAAGGTTGAAGATGCAACTACAGAAACAAATGAATCAGTTGTGTGA
- the LOC137743725 gene encoding rRNA-processing protein FYV7-like, with protein sequence MKNQHPKHEGNGEKLSGSRSNSMKKKKNMRRMGGQGLSLEAFANAKSNSSYFNPALIKKQKEFYKNSKYVNKYKKSLKQQQSNPPLAISRFEEEMETEDGKKESETGYVSKENQTECGSKMENGAGDSSEKENETGGGSKMSKNDKKKKKYGARSIMKMYEMKHEDEQKERMEREAIIQAKKEEREKAEARRKSAREKMLKKTHKGQPVMKYRIQHLLETIQGSSKQA encoded by the exons ATGAAGAATCAACACCCAAAACATGAAGGAAACGGAGAGAAATTGAGCGGCTCGAGATCGAATagcatgaagaagaagaagaacatgagGAGGATGGGCGGTCAAGGCCTTTCGCTCGAGGCCTTTGCGAATGCCAAATCGAACAGCAGCTACTTCAACCCAGCTTTGATTA AGAAGCAGAAGGAGTTCTACAAGAATTCCAAATATGTGAACAAGTATAAGAAGTCACTGAAACAACAGCAGAGCAATCCTCCGTTGGCGATAAGCCGCTTCGAG GAGGAGATGGAAACCGAAGATGGTAAAAAGGAGAGCGAAACGGGATATGTTAGTAAGGAGAATCAGACTGAATGTGGTAGTAAAATGGAGAATGGAGCTGGAGATAGTAGTGAAAAGGAGAATGAAACTGGAGGTGGTAGTAAGATGAGCAAGAAtgacaagaagaaaaagaagtacGGTGCTCGTAGTATAATGAAAATGTATGAGATGAAACATGAAGATGAACAGAAGGAGAGAATGGAGAGGGAGGCGATTATTCAGGCAAAGAAGGAAGAACGAGAAAAGGCGGAAGCACGAAGGAAGTCTGCTAGGGAGAAGATGCTTAAGAAAACGCATAAAGGTCAGCCTGTTATGAAGTACAGAATTCAGCATCTTTTGGAGACTATTCAAGGTTCTTCAAAGCAAGCATAG